The Acinonyx jubatus isolate Ajub_Pintada_27869175 chromosome B3, VMU_Ajub_asm_v1.0, whole genome shotgun sequence genomic interval TTCTTAAGAAACcaaagtataggggtgcctgagtaacccagttggttaagcgtctgacttctgctcaggtcaggtcatgatctcgcggttcacgagttcaagccccacattgggctcttcgcTCTTAGCGCAGAGCCGGCTTCgagtcctctgtctcctctctctctctctgcccctccccccttctctctctcaaatataaaatattaaaaaaaaagaaactgaagtacagttgacatacaagtTTATGTTAGTGTCAAGTGCAtgacatagtgattcgacaattctatatGTTATGCCGTGCTCACCACACTGAGTGTAGTCACCATACCACATTATTACAATATCAGTGACTATATTCCTTtggctgtacttttcatccccatgacttattcattttataactggaagtttgtgcctcctAATCCCCTCCACCTATTTTGCTCATCCCCCGACATCCTCCCCTCTGACAGTcacccatttgttctctgtatttatgatccgttttctgtttgttggttggttggttttttagattccacatataagtgaaagcacatggcatttatctttctctgacttatttcacttagcatagtaccctctaggtccatccatgttgcaaatgggaagattctttttatggctgagtaatgtgtTGGTGGTGAAAACCTAACCCTCctacagtgttggtgggaatgcaaattggtgcagccactgtggaaaacagtatggaagtccctcagaaaattaaaaatagaaataccaaatgGCCCAGTAAtcccattactgggtatttacccaaagaaaacgaaaacaccagttcaaaaagatacatgcacccctgtgtgcatggcagcattatttccaatagccaaattatggaagcagcccaagtgtccatcagtaaatgaataaagaaataagtggATAAGGAAGATGGGGTACATATATCCAACATCTATATCTTGATATAGATTAAGATCTAGAGATACACActgaataagagagaaagagaggaaaagagagacctGTATCCTGGGGGTTTTTTATATGTGCAGGTTAGTTTTCACCAACATGGCATTTCTGAATTAAAAGAGATAAACGTTTAAATTTTTGACTGAAATGTGTGGTCATTGCCTGTATTCTCAATCAACAGACACTGGAAGTACAGTTTGGGGGGTCGTCACATGTTTTGACCTCGCCCAGGGATTTTCACATGGACCCTGACAAGGCCAGTAGGACAGAGGGCATGGCAGGCCGAGAAACTGGTCCTGGCCTGCCTCCTGTCTCAggaaacagagggaagaaagaactGAAGTTTCTTTTTCGTGGTAGAACtcacatattttctcctttgtttcctaATTATACTTCTGACCCAATCTGGAAGCAGTGTCTGCAGTCCATCTGCTCAGGGCCCAGAACATGGGGCCTAGTGGTCAGGAGATCTTTTCGTCAGCATAGCACCTAGAGTGCCAGACCCCTAAGGGCCCAAGTGGACCACCTGGGTCACATCTCTCGTGTTGCaggtggggaaaccaaggcccagagagcagAAGGACTTGCCTGGGGTCACCCAGAAAGTGTGTGGCACCACTTAAGTCCCAAGGTAGCCTCCAACTCCCAGACCAGCCCCCAGGGACATTTATTTAGTACCCACCGGGAGAGGGGCCCAGAGTCAGGCCCTGGATTTGCATCTGCTTGTGCATCCAGGAACAAATCCATTTACCTTCTCTGGGagtcagtttctctgtctgggtccCCCAGGGCTGCCAAGAGGATCCCCAGAGATCACAGAAAGAGTTGGATGTGTGTGGAGGAGGTGAGGGTTGACTCCCTGAGGGCTCATGGGACTCTGCCTGGGTGAACACCATCCCTCCCCTTGCTCCCCAGCTGGTGTTCCCTCTCGAATGGTTTCCGCTCAACAAGCCCAGCGTGGGGGACTACTTCCACATGGCCTACAACATCATCACGCCCTTCCTTCTGCTCAAGGTACAGTCCTCGgttccctgccctcccttcccaccctcatTTCTTCCTCCCCTAGCAGGAAGCTGGTACCACGCCCTAGGAGTCATGGAAGCGGGAGGAAGCAGGCCTACCCTGCCTGAGTCGGGGGGATGAAGGctgggatggagggatggagaagGCCTCCCCGGGGAGGGGTGTTGGATTTGGGCTTCCGTCTTGTGCGTCAGGGGATGACGTGGGAGCAGTGGTCAGGCAAAAGGACCTGAAGACAGGGCCATGCTTGGGAAACCAAATACatttggggagactgaggcaggagTGACTGAGGTGGTTGCCTGGGGAGAAGTCAAGGACAGTTGAGCAGGCAGGTAGGGTCCAGGTGGCAGGAACGGCCGCAGTGAAGGTGACCTATACTCTAGCCTGGAGATCCCTGACTTTGAGAAGTCACTGGGAGCACAGAGCTAGCTTTGCACATCCAAATAAGGGGTCTTAAAACAATTATTGCTGTCTACTGTGCCCATCATTGTGTTTCTAGAAAGACATTTCTAATCTCCAAAAGTATGAAGGGTATAATCTCAGAATTCAGAGGAGTCTAAAAGGTAAATAATTTAGTTTCAaagtatccccccccccccaaaaaaaaaacccctgatattttctttgtgtttactaTGGACCAGTGGCTCAGAAATCAGAGAGTCATGCCATTGAACCAgcccagccacccaggggcacacCTGGGACCTGGCAGAGGGCCAGGTCTGGGGCCTGGATGCCTGTGTTGAAGGCCTAGCTGTTGCCTCTAGCACACggttgctgtgtgaccttgggcactgAGCTAGCccctctgagtctgtttcctctcTGGGAGAAGGGGGTGTTGTTTCCCAGGTCATGCTGGGTCCACAGGGATCATATGAGACTCTGGAGGCCTGGTTGGCCTGCTAAAGTCAATTTCTGAGTGACTCTTCAACCGGCGGCATCTATCCCGCCCCAGGCGTGAGGGAGGGACTAGAGGGGCGTTTCCTATTGTGATAGAGGCTGAATCAGGCctccgtctgacttcagctcattgAGCGGTCCCCCCGCACCCTGCCACGCTCCATGATCTACGTCAGCATCATCACCTTCGTCATGGGTGCCAGCATCCACCTGGTGGGCGACTCCGTGAACCACCGCTTGCTCTTCAGTGGCTACCAGCACCACCTGTCTGTCCGTGAGAATCCCATCATCAAGAACCTCAAGCCGGAGACACTGGTGAGGCCGCCTCCCCCAGTACTCGTAAAGCCCTGTGGGCACAGTCTGTCCTGGAGGCCAAAGAGATCGCCCCACCCATCACTGTGCCTGGCCTGCTAAAGGCATTCTGCTGGGTGAGGGCGCTGGACCCACCAAGCTAGGATGCTGGTGACACTTCAGGAAGTGGCACATTGACTGGCTCCCACCTGGGCCCCCTGGAGTAGAGGGCTGCTGGGGGGAGGCCTGAGGAAGGGTGGGCTGCATGGGCCCAGCACCTTTCCTGAAGCACCTGCCGTGCCCTGCCGCCCTCAGATCGACTCCTTTGAGCTGCTCTACTACTACGACGAGTACCTGGGCCACTCCATGTGGTAAGTGATGGGGCTGTCTCAGCCAGGAGGACAGCAACAGCCCCACTGTCTCCCCAGGGACCCTGggcccagccccctctccccccccccccccccccccccgccctgctctgCCGGGGGCCTCGGGGACACTGGACGAGCCTCTGGATGTGAGGCGGAGCCACTGGAAAGGCCTACCCTTCCCGCGCTGGCGCGGGGCTCTGGGCCCTGCCCGCCCCAGTGCGGCAGTGCCCGCGGCGGCCACTAGAGGGCAGCGAGCGGCTGTCCCTCCAGGGCCCTGCCGGGGCCCGGGGGGAGGGGCGCGGCGCGGACCGAGTCTCGCCCCCTCGTCACGCttgggtgcggggggggggggggggggcaccgagGGGGACCCCTACCGTGTCAGGACGTGATCTTTGGGAATGGAGGTCGCAACGAAGCCGAGGAGGGCCGGCTGGACCTGATGGGGGACGGGCTGCCAGTACCCTGCTCCTCGAACTCCCGGGAGGGCCCCCTTCACCCCAAAGGCGGCGGAAACCTCCCATATGTGCGCGGCTTCGGGAGAGTCAggttcccccaccccccgtcccccCCTCGGAGTCAGCCGTCAGTTCTCCCTTGCCTTACATGAGGAGCCGGGCCAGGGGAGGGGTTCGatggggagttgggggtggggggcggccagCAAGCCTGGGACCCGGTGGCCTCCCTCCTGAGTGCGGTGGCTGGCTCCTGTCACACCGGGCCTACACTCGTGTTTCCAGGGCCCGTTTAGAACAGGCTGGACTCAACAGCCAAGAGAACCAAGTTGTCCTCTTCTAAAACGGGCACCCGCCTCCCTGTTGCAGGTACATCCCTTTTTTCCTCATCCTCTTCATATACTTCAGTGGTTGTTTCACTCCCACCAAAGCCGAGAGTTCAGCGCCAGGGGTGGCCCTGCTCCTGGTGATGCCCAGTGGCCTGTACTATTGGTGAGTGGAcctggggaaggggcgggggcgcTCAGTGAGCCAAGTAGTAAAAATGTGCTCTTGACCACGGTCCTGCTCCGTGACTTCCTTGGgttcctgcttcctcccctgtGTAGTGGGGACTGTGACTGTGCTTTGTGGTCCCCTCTCTGTTACCAGGAAGCCAGGCCCAAGTGTGGTCTCTCTGGCCTCATGCCCCTCTGCCCTACCTCCCAGAACTCCAGTGCCACCGTGGTCCCAATACACTCCACCTCGAACACCAAGCCCATAGAGccctgtgggcctcagtttcctcctctatgaaatggggacaatacctgcctgtctccctctcacagGATGGTGAGGATCTAGAAGGGGGGAAAGGGACTTCACAAACTATAAAGCACTATAAAGGGGACAAGGACAGATAAAGGGGGGAAGTCCATGGCCTCCGGAGCTTCTTGTCTGGTTTCTTTGTACCTTCCAGCGCTCTCATCCCATTTCAGAGAGTAGACTCAGGCCTCAGCCAGGCTCTTCCCCCTCCTGTCAATTCTGCCCCGAGGATAGGCTCCACCCGAGGATCATGGGTGTCTTAGGAAGGACTGGACCCTTCTCTGATGGGAAGCTTGCCTCAGAATGAAAAAAGCCGCTTTTCCCTAGGGCCAGCTCCAAGCCACTTGCAGGGTCTGTCCCCGCCTCACCGAGAGGGTGCCCCCTAAGGACAGGCTTAAAAAGAAATGGGTGGCAACCACAGCAAGAGGGAGAGCGGTTCGGCTCGGGGAGGATTTCCTGCCCAGTCCTGACCCACTGCTGTGTTAGTGCAGAGACGGCCGCATAGGAGCAGCAGCATGCTTTCTCAAGTAAGAGGTGTGCACAGCTCTTGTCAGGTCTCTTACCTCTCAGGAGACGGGGCCATTTATGTCCCCGTTCCAGGTAAGAAAACAGAAGCCCCAGGATATCATGTAAATccccccaaggccacacagccacaAAGTTGCAGAGCTGTGTAATTCCTTGAGCCGAATGGGTCAGCATTGTGGTTCTTTCTCGAGGCAGGGGAGCAGAGGCGACAGCCTCTCAGATGCCCCGGCCGTGTGCTAGGCACTGCCTTAGGAGCTGCAGAGAACCCCGGGAGGTCTGAGACTGTCCCAGCCCCCGAGGAGACAGTGAGGACAACGCCTGTAAATTACAACTGCATTCCCAAACTCAAATGCCTCTAGGAACCAAGCTGGTGACAGAAATGCATCAAGCAGGCATCAAGTGAGGCAATAGTGAGTGGCAAACTGTGGCAAACTGCAGAACCGTGCACTCTCCAAAGGGCACAGCTGCTTTATCCTCTGATTGGTTGTTGTCATGCGGGAATATAGGCCCAATGTGACCAAAGAAACCAGAAACCCGCATTTGCAGCTAATCTGTTATTTAAACGTTGGTAACGAActcaacatttaaaacaaatatgctGCCCGTGGGCTGGGCTCAGGGTAGCGTGGTTCCCTGGGCCTCTCGTGAGATGAGCCACCCTGACTGAGCGGGAGGGCAGCCTGGTATGAGGGTCCAGGGAGGGCTGCCAGGCAGGACAGAGCTGTCATGCCGCCTGCCTCCCCTCGGCCCCTTCAGGTACCTGGTCACCGAGGGCCAGATCTTCATCCTCTTCATCTTCACCTTCTTCGCCATGCTGGCCCTTGTCCTGCACCAGAAGCGGAAGCGCCTCTTCCTGGACAGCAACGGCCTCTTCCTCTTCTACTCCTTTGCGCTCACCCTCCTGCTTGTGGCACTGTGGGTCGCCTGGCTGTGGAATGACCCTGTACTCAGGAAGAAGTACCCGGGTGTCATCTACGTCCCTGAGCCCTGGGCCTTCTACACCCTCCATGTCAGCAGCCGACACTGAGTCCCTGGCACCAGCCGCTGGTGCTCTGCCTGGCGGGAGACGGGCCACAGAGAGTGTCTGAGTGTGGTGGGCGGGTGcttgcgtgcgtgcacacacgtgtgtgtccATCCGTGTGTGCAATCGTGACAACGCTGGTGGGGGTAGGCGTCTTGCACAcgggcgggtgtgtgtgtgtgtgtgtgtgtgcgcgtgcacagtGCATCATCGTAATACTCGACCGTTTGGATCAGGTTTCTCTGTGGCTTCGATCTTTTCAGGATGGGATGTCGTCTTAGGCAGTGTGTCCAGGCCAAGGTCTGGGCCCTGCCTTCTTGTGCACCTGACTGGACTCTTCCTGGGATGTCTTCTGGTCGCCATCCCGGAGACGCCTGGTGGGTGGGGCAGCAGCAAGGAGGGGACTGGGCACGTCACCCACCACCTGGCTCACCCCTCAGACCTGCCCTGACCCCGAAGGCCAGATCACAAAGGTTCCGATAACTTTCCGGGTGTTGTTGAGGAAGCACATCCATTCTCTAGGCGTTGCGTGCGCTAGCTGGGAGCATGGGCCCAAAGTGTGTCAGTGGGCCGGCTGCAGGCCCCTCTTGGGGCAGCCTTGGGATGGTTGAGTCGTCCCCTTCTGTTGCTGCCCTAGGAAGGGTACGCGTGCGACAGACCTCACCCAACCTCAGGTCACAGGGAGTGTTGAgcgccctgccccctgcccctggagAGCCAGAGGCCAGCCCTCTCCCCTAACCACAGCCTGATCTTGGGGTCTCTCCAGCCATTTCCCTCTGCCGGAAGCTGTATCCCTGCCCCCTAGCAGAACTATAGCACCCTTCCCGTCCGCCTGACCCGGGCATTTGAACTGCAGCTGAAGGCTGAGTTCTTAAACACTTGCAGTATTCCCTGAGCCCCATTATAGGGGcaggggcctttgggagatgttGGGGGGAGCTGGAGACTCTCTCCTGGAGGCTTTGTCTGAGCCTGAATCTCTTGCCTTCTGCTGGCGGGCCTGCTCCCAGAAAAGGGAGGCTTCGTTCCCAGCAGGATCCCCCTGGGCCCACCTTCCCCCAGGCATCGGGGCCAGGTCTGCCCACACAGCTGCTGGCCCCCCAGCCCCATTTTCCAGCCAGCGCTGGCTCTGTGAGCTTGTGAGTCTCTCCCTGGACCCTGCCTCCATTCCGGTGTTCTCAGGGAGCCCCGTGCCTCCGATTTTCCTTTCATGTTGGGGTCCCTCTGCAGCCCCCTTAGAGGTCCCCCGGTCCCTGGTCAGATGGGTGGAGAGAGGTATCAATAAAGACCAGTGTGGAGCCAAGCCTGGCTGTGGCTGCTTCTTGCTGAattggggaggcaggagggagtcCCCTGGAGCAGGGGAGGCAGTGACTGGTCTgaggcctgtgtggctcagggcGGGTGCTGCCTCTGCCCATTGGCCTTCCATGCCACTCAGTGGGACCCAGTCAGTCCTAGCTCTCTTCACAGGAGTTTGGGggctgtgggggggtggggagccagggtAGGGCATCTCTAGGCCTGCCTCTCAGAGATGGCACATTGAGCCTCCCAGCCATA includes:
- the CLN6 gene encoding ceroid-lipofuscinosis neuronal protein 6, which translates into the protein MEAAARRRQHPGAAGGAGAQPGASFLQARHSSVKADEAAGTAPFHFDLWFYFTLQNWVLDFGRPIAMLVFPLEWFPLNKPSVGDYFHMAYNIITPFLLLKLIERSPRTLPRSMIYVSIITFVMGASIHLVGDSVNHRLLFSGYQHHLSVRENPIIKNLKPETLIDSFELLYYYDEYLGHSMWYIPFFLILFIYFSGCFTPTKAESSAPGVALLLVMPSGLYYWYLVTEGQIFILFIFTFFAMLALVLHQKRKRLFLDSNGLFLFYSFALTLLLVALWVAWLWNDPVLRKKYPGVIYVPEPWAFYTLHVSSRH